The following proteins come from a genomic window of Candidatus Protochlamydia phocaeensis:
- a CDS encoding IS3 family transposase, with protein MCYNYKLSERKACKVLKIHRSSFYYKSVARDQAVLTLKIKEIASIRVRYGYRRIHTLLQREGWKINHKRVYRLYKNEE; from the coding sequence ATTTGCTATAACTATAAACTAAGCGAAAGGAAGGCTTGCAAGGTTTTAAAGATTCATCGGTCTTCCTTTTACTATAAATCAGTTGCGCGAGACCAGGCTGTTTTGACGCTAAAAATTAAAGAAATTGCTTCAATACGAGTGAGATATGGCTACAGGCGTATTCATACGCTATTGCAAAGAGAGGGATGGAAGATCAATCATAAGCGGGTTTATAGATTATACAAAAATGAGGAATAA